A window of Xyrauchen texanus isolate HMW12.3.18 chromosome 10, RBS_HiC_50CHRs, whole genome shotgun sequence contains these coding sequences:
- the LOC127650240 gene encoding E3 ubiquitin-protein ligase RING2-A-like isoform X2 gives MHCLTAVMMATPVSVQTLSKTWELSLYELHRTPQEAMMDSTEIAVSPRSLHSELMCPICLDMLKNTMTTKECLHRFCSECIVTALRSGNKECPTCRKKLVSKRSLRADPNFDALISKIYPSRDEYEAHQDRVLEQLSRLHNTEALSSSIEQGLRMQAKHRAQRVRKLHQEGDNMTFSGGEDNGDTRSHVSHDSAPSHHTSAPASYTPEAGPSRSKRPRASDDSGPEADGESRTPPRSLPGHVPSSEIELIFQPHPLLVNTQHYNQTRFVKTTANATVDHLSKYLALRIALEERQSDRPTDRQVEGETAADSGTLHDVSEKQFTIYISTAAGHFTTLNGSLTLELVNEKFWKVHKPLELYYAPTHEQKQQQNQSPQP, from the exons ATGCATT GTCTTACTGCAGTCATGATGGCGACTCCAGTCAGTGTTCAGACACTGAGTAAAACATGGGAGCTGAGTCTGTACGAACTACACCGGACGCCACAG GAGGCGATGATGGACAGCACAGAGATCGCTGTATCTCCAAGAAGTCTTCACAGCGAGCTCATGTGTCCTATCTGTCTGGATATGCTGAAAAACACTATGACAACCAAAGAGTGTCTGCACCGCTTCTGCTCTGAATGCATTGTCACTGCGCTCAGATCAGG GAATAAAGAATGTCCGACCTGCAGGAAGAAACTCGTGTCCAAACGTTCTCTGCGTGCTGACCCGAATTTCGACGCTCTGATTTCTAAGATCTATCCGAGTCGTGACGAGTATGAAGCTCATCAGGACAGAGTTCTGGAGCAGCTCAGTCGATTGCACAATACGGAGGCACTGAGCAGCAGCATTGAGCAGGGACTGCGCATGCAGGCCAAACACAG AGCTCAGCGTGTGCGTAAGCTGCATCAAGAGGGTGATAACATGACCTTCAGTGGTGGCGAGGACAACGGTGACACACGATCCCATGTGTCACATGACTCCGCCCCCTCACACCATACCTCCGCCCCTGCGAGCTACACCCCTGAGGCTGGTCCCAGTCGCAGTAAGAGGCCACGAGCATCTGATGATTCTGGACCTGAGGCAGATGGAGAGAGCCGTACGCCTCCGCGAAGTCTGCCAGGTCATGTGCCGAGTTCTGAAATAGAGCTAATATTCCAGCCGCACCCCCTGCTGGTCAACACACAGCACTACAACCAGACCAG ATTCGTGAAAACAACAGCTAATGCGACAGTGGACCACTTGTCGAAATACCTGGCTCTGCGCATAGCTTTAGAGGAGCGTCAGAGCGACAggccgacagacagacaggtggaaGGAGAGACAGCAGCTGACAGCGGCACTCTTCATGATGTCAGTGAGAAACAGTTCACCATCTACATCAGCACAGCAGCAGGACACTTCACT ACACTAAATGGATCTCTGACTCTGGAGCTGGTCAATGAGAAGTTCTGGAAGGTTCATAAACCTCTTGAGCTGTACTACGCTCCCACACATGAGCAGAAACAGCAGCAGAACCAGAGCCCTCAACCATGA
- the rps18 gene encoding 40S ribosomal protein S18 encodes MSLVIPEKFQHILRVLNTNIDGRRKIAFAITAIKGVGRRYAHVVLRKADIDLSKRAGELTDDEVERVVTIMQNPRQYKIPDWFLNRQKDIKDGKYSQVLANGLDNKLREDLERLKKIRAHRGLRHFWGLRVRGQHTKTTGRRGRTVGVSKKK; translated from the exons ATG tcgCTCGTCATTCCAGAGAAGTTCCAGCACATTCTTCGTGTTCTCAACACGAACATCGACGGACGGCGTAAAATCGCCTTTGCCATCACCGCCATCAAG GGTGTGGGACGGAGATATGCTCACGTCGTCCTGAGGAAAGCTGATATTGACCTGAGCAAAAGGGCTGGAGAGCTGACTGATGATGAG GTCGAGCGGGTGGTGACCATCATGCAGAACCCTCGCCAGTACAAAATCCCTGACTGGTTCCTCAACAGACAGAAGGATATAAAAGACGGCAAATACAGCCAG GTCCTTGCTAACGGTTTGGACAACAAATTGAGAGAAGATCTGGAGAGACTGAAGAAGATCAGGGCTCACCGTGGTCTCCGTCACTTCTGGGG TCTGCGTGTGCGTGGTCAGCACACGAAGACCACCGGTCGCCGTGGTCGTACCGTGGGTGTGTCCAAGAAGAAGTAA
- the LOC127650240 gene encoding E3 ubiquitin-protein ligase RING2-A-like isoform X1, with product MHCCLTAVMMATPVSVQTLSKTWELSLYELHRTPQEAMMDSTEIAVSPRSLHSELMCPICLDMLKNTMTTKECLHRFCSECIVTALRSGNKECPTCRKKLVSKRSLRADPNFDALISKIYPSRDEYEAHQDRVLEQLSRLHNTEALSSSIEQGLRMQAKHRAQRVRKLHQEGDNMTFSGGEDNGDTRSHVSHDSAPSHHTSAPASYTPEAGPSRSKRPRASDDSGPEADGESRTPPRSLPGHVPSSEIELIFQPHPLLVNTQHYNQTRFVKTTANATVDHLSKYLALRIALEERQSDRPTDRQVEGETAADSGTLHDVSEKQFTIYISTAAGHFTTLNGSLTLELVNEKFWKVHKPLELYYAPTHEQKQQQNQSPQP from the exons ATGCATTGTT GTCTTACTGCAGTCATGATGGCGACTCCAGTCAGTGTTCAGACACTGAGTAAAACATGGGAGCTGAGTCTGTACGAACTACACCGGACGCCACAG GAGGCGATGATGGACAGCACAGAGATCGCTGTATCTCCAAGAAGTCTTCACAGCGAGCTCATGTGTCCTATCTGTCTGGATATGCTGAAAAACACTATGACAACCAAAGAGTGTCTGCACCGCTTCTGCTCTGAATGCATTGTCACTGCGCTCAGATCAGG GAATAAAGAATGTCCGACCTGCAGGAAGAAACTCGTGTCCAAACGTTCTCTGCGTGCTGACCCGAATTTCGACGCTCTGATTTCTAAGATCTATCCGAGTCGTGACGAGTATGAAGCTCATCAGGACAGAGTTCTGGAGCAGCTCAGTCGATTGCACAATACGGAGGCACTGAGCAGCAGCATTGAGCAGGGACTGCGCATGCAGGCCAAACACAG AGCTCAGCGTGTGCGTAAGCTGCATCAAGAGGGTGATAACATGACCTTCAGTGGTGGCGAGGACAACGGTGACACACGATCCCATGTGTCACATGACTCCGCCCCCTCACACCATACCTCCGCCCCTGCGAGCTACACCCCTGAGGCTGGTCCCAGTCGCAGTAAGAGGCCACGAGCATCTGATGATTCTGGACCTGAGGCAGATGGAGAGAGCCGTACGCCTCCGCGAAGTCTGCCAGGTCATGTGCCGAGTTCTGAAATAGAGCTAATATTCCAGCCGCACCCCCTGCTGGTCAACACACAGCACTACAACCAGACCAG ATTCGTGAAAACAACAGCTAATGCGACAGTGGACCACTTGTCGAAATACCTGGCTCTGCGCATAGCTTTAGAGGAGCGTCAGAGCGACAggccgacagacagacaggtggaaGGAGAGACAGCAGCTGACAGCGGCACTCTTCATGATGTCAGTGAGAAACAGTTCACCATCTACATCAGCACAGCAGCAGGACACTTCACT ACACTAAATGGATCTCTGACTCTGGAGCTGGTCAATGAGAAGTTCTGGAAGGTTCATAAACCTCTTGAGCTGTACTACGCTCCCACACATGAGCAGAAACAGCAGCAGAACCAGAGCCCTCAACCATGA
- the LOC127650240 gene encoding E3 ubiquitin-protein ligase RING2-A-like isoform X3: MMATPVSVQTLSKTWELSLYELHRTPQEAMMDSTEIAVSPRSLHSELMCPICLDMLKNTMTTKECLHRFCSECIVTALRSGNKECPTCRKKLVSKRSLRADPNFDALISKIYPSRDEYEAHQDRVLEQLSRLHNTEALSSSIEQGLRMQAKHRAQRVRKLHQEGDNMTFSGGEDNGDTRSHVSHDSAPSHHTSAPASYTPEAGPSRSKRPRASDDSGPEADGESRTPPRSLPGHVPSSEIELIFQPHPLLVNTQHYNQTRFVKTTANATVDHLSKYLALRIALEERQSDRPTDRQVEGETAADSGTLHDVSEKQFTIYISTAAGHFTTLNGSLTLELVNEKFWKVHKPLELYYAPTHEQKQQQNQSPQP, translated from the exons ATGATGGCGACTCCAGTCAGTGTTCAGACACTGAGTAAAACATGGGAGCTGAGTCTGTACGAACTACACCGGACGCCACAG GAGGCGATGATGGACAGCACAGAGATCGCTGTATCTCCAAGAAGTCTTCACAGCGAGCTCATGTGTCCTATCTGTCTGGATATGCTGAAAAACACTATGACAACCAAAGAGTGTCTGCACCGCTTCTGCTCTGAATGCATTGTCACTGCGCTCAGATCAGG GAATAAAGAATGTCCGACCTGCAGGAAGAAACTCGTGTCCAAACGTTCTCTGCGTGCTGACCCGAATTTCGACGCTCTGATTTCTAAGATCTATCCGAGTCGTGACGAGTATGAAGCTCATCAGGACAGAGTTCTGGAGCAGCTCAGTCGATTGCACAATACGGAGGCACTGAGCAGCAGCATTGAGCAGGGACTGCGCATGCAGGCCAAACACAG AGCTCAGCGTGTGCGTAAGCTGCATCAAGAGGGTGATAACATGACCTTCAGTGGTGGCGAGGACAACGGTGACACACGATCCCATGTGTCACATGACTCCGCCCCCTCACACCATACCTCCGCCCCTGCGAGCTACACCCCTGAGGCTGGTCCCAGTCGCAGTAAGAGGCCACGAGCATCTGATGATTCTGGACCTGAGGCAGATGGAGAGAGCCGTACGCCTCCGCGAAGTCTGCCAGGTCATGTGCCGAGTTCTGAAATAGAGCTAATATTCCAGCCGCACCCCCTGCTGGTCAACACACAGCACTACAACCAGACCAG ATTCGTGAAAACAACAGCTAATGCGACAGTGGACCACTTGTCGAAATACCTGGCTCTGCGCATAGCTTTAGAGGAGCGTCAGAGCGACAggccgacagacagacaggtggaaGGAGAGACAGCAGCTGACAGCGGCACTCTTCATGATGTCAGTGAGAAACAGTTCACCATCTACATCAGCACAGCAGCAGGACACTTCACT ACACTAAATGGATCTCTGACTCTGGAGCTGGTCAATGAGAAGTTCTGGAAGGTTCATAAACCTCTTGAGCTGTACTACGCTCCCACACATGAGCAGAAACAGCAGCAGAACCAGAGCCCTCAACCATGA